In Aedes albopictus strain Foshan chromosome 3, AalbF5, whole genome shotgun sequence, the genomic window TTCCAAGACGACAACTGGAGAGAAGGTCTCGTATCCTACTTCAACAGTAGAGAACTAGACGGAGCCGTAGCTGATCACCTCTACGAAGGAATACAGTTTGCGGTCAGCGGAAAGGATGTTCTACCTAAGGCATTCAACGTCAAAGATGTGATGGACTCGTGGACAACTGTGGCAGGATTCCCTTTGCTGACGGTGCGTCGAGACTACAAGACTGGAGAAATCGTTGTCTCCCAAGAACGGTTCTACAGTGATCGTCAGTTGCCAAATGACCACGTATACCACGTTCCGTACAACTACGCTACGAAGTCTACGCCCAACTTTGAAACTCTTAGCTTCGAATGGTTATCTACCAAAGCAACTAAGCTGACAACGACGATTCCAGCTGAAGATTGGGTCATCTTCAACAAGCAACAAACCGGCTACTACCGAGTGAACTACGATGCCAAGAACTGGCAGTTGATCACCGACGCACTTCAGCAGAATCCTTCGGCCGTCCACGTCCAGAATCGCGCTCAGTTGATCAACGACGCCTACAACCTGGCTAGAGCCGAACGTCTCGATTTGACCGTGCCGCTGAACCTAATGACGTACTTGAAGCAGGAAACCTCATACCCACCATGGGCGGCAGCTAGCTCCGTCCTTACCTACTTCAACAATAAGCTTCGCGGCACTTCACAGTACCAGTACTTCATCAACTACGTCACGCAACTTATCCAGCCAATTTACTCAGTTCATTCAGTTGACAGCGTGCCGGACACTGAAACCACCATGGAGAAATACCTCAAACAAACCATCACCACGTGGGCTTGTCGAGTCGGACTCCAAGACTGTATCACACGCACAGGAAACGCCTTGAGAACCGCAGTGGCCGCCAACACTCCAGTTCATCCGGATATCGCCACTGTAGTCTACTGCTACGGTTTGCACCAAACCGGACAAACGGAATTCGTCTGGCTGTACGAACGCCTCCTAGCGTCCAAGAACCAAGCCGAACGAGCCGTCTTGATCGACTCGCTGGGTTGTTCTCAAGAAAAGGAGTTCCTCAAGTCGTTCCTCATGACTTCGATCGGTAGCGGGGCGACGTTCAACTTCCTGGAAACCGAGCGAACCCGTATCGTGTCGTCCGTTTACTCCGCATCGCGCGTCGGAGTCGACGCACTGCTCGAGTTCCTCAGCGATGGATCGCTCATCGATGAGTTCGTCAGCCGACTTGGCCAGAGCACATTGAACAGTGCCGTGTCTAACATTGCATCCCGTACGAATAACGTTGAAGAGTTGGAACAGTTGGAAGGTCTTCTGAACGCGTTGGGTGAAAAGATTTCGGCTAATACCGCCACCTCGGCGAGAACCACTGCCCGGAATAATATGGCTTGGTTCAATACGCTGGAGGGACTCGTAGCGGAAGAGTTCTTCGGGGCGTACACGCAGTAATATCATCAGTTCACCATCGATAGGGGTGTTTACTCTTTCTTCAGAGTACGCTATGAGTATTAGAAATAAATTATGCCTGGATAAAAATAAATGTAACTCGTTATTTCTGTTTTTGTTTAAGCAAATTAAGTAGTAGGTTTTGATGCTTATCCACGCAACCACCTCATTGCAATAATGTGCAAATCATCCGCAAAGCAGACAAACTGACTGAATTCCATGAAAATCGtaccctggctgttgagcccggttcaTCGCATCACAGCTTCCAAAGCGATGATGAAAAGTAAGCATGAGAGTTCCCAGGGTGACCGTTCTCGTTCATAATTTCCCATAGCTCTGAGCGATCGATACTGTCACATGCCgtattgaagtcgatgaacaggttcacgacatttctggagaattttccatacggcgaagatctggtccattgtcgaccggccgtagaTGAAGCCAGtttgataatttcccacgaacttGTTTACTTTAGGCAACAGATGACTGAAGATGATCTAGATCtagggtttcccagatcctggctTTTAACCGATGTAGACTGATGACCAACTTCCTCGAGCATATCTTGATAATATAAGCTCCGATAACATCATTTATATTAAAGCTGGTGGAAGGCATCCCTAATTACTTCTACTATCCAAAAATAGTTTCATTCTCGTCATCTGACGCTATCGTTTTCTCTGCTGCCTTAGTCTGCAGTTTCTAcgatctccacgccgttcagattTTCATCGAAGTGTTAcagccacctttcaatcaccttacATCCGTCCATCAAGAGGCTCCCGTCCACATCCCTGTATATTTCAGCTCGAGACACAAAGCCTTTGCTGAATGTTTTGAGCTTTTGGTAGAAATTGTGTTTCTTTTAACGAGGCAGGGGTTcaacttctgtttgtatcgttgattggtctgccgggttccatgctacAGCGTTGACGCCCACGCTACCATTTCTCTCCACACTTCATCAAACCAATCGTAGACTCCTTTCCATGTATACCCGACGGTTCTCTCAACTGCGCCGTCGAAGACTGCCttgactgtactccagtagtcctctagaggcTCCGCATCGACTTCATCCTTATAGAAACAATACTGCCTCGACTGTTTTAATCGTATCGAGGTGGTCGTCGGCTTACGAATCTGTCGACGAAGTTTTGTCTTATACACAAACTGATGCACATTTTTGGTGTCGATTGAAGTAGCcattgaagggcccatatagccgaggcggtaaacgcacgggtattcagcatgaccatgctgagggtgacgggttcgattcccggtcggtccaggatcttttcgtaaaggaaatttccttgacttccttgggcatagagtatcttcgtgcctgccacacgatatacacatgcaaaatggtcattggcagaggaagctctcagttaaaaactgtggaagtgctcattgaacacaagctgagaagcaggctttgtcccaaagaggacgttacgccaagaagaagaagaagaagaagaagaagaagtgaagtAGCCAGATCCAGCCAACACTGGTTAGCTGAGAACTatatgctcgatcgtttctcatACTGAATCGCGCAGATATTTCTTCGCCACAATAATCCGGTCGTGGGTAGCTACCCTGTAAACTTCTGAAGTTTTTGCTTCCAAGAAGAGGTCAACCAGTACCAGCCAAgcgttcgacgccgccttatcgatatGCTCGAGTTTTGATGCTTTGCTTCCACGTTACGCAGTTTAGCTGGTAATCCTCCTGGACCAGAtgcagtgcggtacatttcgtgacggaTCTAGCTTTCTACGAAATATTTCCGCCGCTGCTGAATCAGTTCCTGAATATCGGTGACTTTGGGTGGCGCATTCGATGCTTGATAAATACCACTTGTACTGCGCATTCTAACGCCACGAGGCCAGGTGCACAGCAAACGTTATGATCGCCTTCACCTTCTTGTCGACTGACAGAAAACTCTCCAGAACATAGTTTACACGATACAAGAACTGGCCCTGCAGATTCTTTGTGATCGCTGTATGGTGAATAATACTTCTAAGTTAAGAAGCCGAGGTATTTTGGGACACTTCGCCtccaaccatattccgaatctcctcctgttcgttgatgCAGACGCAGCTGACAACCACTACTTGACCCCGATATAATGCTTAACCCCGGCGAAGAAGGATTTACCGGCATTTGTCGATTCCGGTGCTGAGAGAGTTCGCGACAAGGGGAACCATAACGAACTACAGACTCTCATGATGCTGGGAGCGCTTGACCTAGCCTGATAGGTACCGTTCACGTCTACGTTGTACAACTGCAGTACTTTCGTACGAGTGCAGTACTGATTCGAACGCTTTCTTGTAGTCAACGCGCGTAGTAGTGCGAAGGTTTCTTTGCCGTTGGCCCACAATGACTTCATCTATGATGCCCTGGTATTTGCAGGCTTCCGTTCTTGCGGCACCCCTGTTGTTCTTTGGTCTTCACGCTGCGCTGTTGACATCGTAGAGGTCTCGGATCCTCCTCACTATAACCATTGCCAGCCCTTTGTACAGACTTGGAAGACATATTATTGATCAGTACATTGCTGGATCAACTATGTTTTGGTCCTTTGACAGAAGATAAGTTATACTCTTGGGAATGAATTGTGGTAGCTGTGTGGGTTCTCCTTGCGCAATGTCGAAGTACTCTGCCATCCGTagataatttacaaaactgtGCACGAAAAAGGGTCCTTGGGAAGCCCattttctggtataccgggtggCCTTACGTATTCCATGAGCGGTTACCACGACCTCGGTCATTTCTCTAACTTCATTACGCTATGACTCCGTCTGCCAGCCACAATCCATCGGCGCTGTATTGTACATGGttttcccatagattggcccaaaACTGTATGACGTCGCCAATTTCTGAAAGGTCTTCTCCAAAATTAGGTTTGTCGTTTATGGAGACTCATATTACGCAATCAACTCGACGGTGTTCATGGTGCGTCCATCCGCTTCTTTTCTAATTATTCCAAACGAAgtctgtgggcttcgtggccgagcggttagcggcgtcagtcgtctaggtgtctcgtaagcctcggagtgagggttcgattcccgctctagtcggggaaaacttttcgtcgaacggaataTTCTTCACTGGGCAACTGGGTGttgtatgtgttgtccgttgtctaatgttagtaatgttcagctGAAGACGGTataaccatagactaatttcaagacctcgatgtaccaacgagaaccattaaattttctgtgtccagtccggtacccaataaatattcattaccgtgtatttttttccgtataAAATGCTTTTTATGTAAataatatttagcgtgttacaccgatctgacagctctgacagtaagggactaaacataaattacgtaaagtgggtaccgaggattgttcacaatctgcgaacttgactgcggaaaaaatcgcgagcatgacgccgctggtataaCTGTCTTTTTTTATGTCAACTCAAGCAACGGCCATCGAAGCACGATAGTAACACATGTGATTATAACGATCTTCGGTTCTCCAAGAACCAGCTCATTAAAATACGACGTTTTTCGCGTCCCCTAATTTCTACACTGCAGTCTAAGTCAATTCCACGGCCTTCGATCCGACGATCTTCGGGACACTTCTGCTGTTCCTGCATTTAGAAAAGCCAGACAATCCGGACGATCCTCGGGACGCGTCCTTCGTTTTCGATTTCGAAAAACACTTCAAATGAACTCAACAGTCTTCAAGACGCGTTCTTCGATTTCTCAAACGCATCTTAAAAGCGCGTCCCTCTTttccatttctcgacggccttcgaggcgggCCCCTCTTTTCCATTCCTCAACGACCTTGCCTTCGAGGCACGTCCTTCGATTCCGAAAGAATCGAAACAAACAACTCCAACGGTCATCGAGACACGTCTTCCGCAGGCAAATCAGGCAATCCGGACGATCCTCGGGACgcgttttttttacattttctcTCCACAAACTCTATTTGGCGAATAATACAACACTCCTCTACACTTCATTCAAGAAAAAACAAAACTCATAGCTGTCGGTTCACCACAACATTGCTTTAATCAGGCATTTTCACTGTTAGTTTCTGTTACTGACTGAGGGATTTTCGCCAATGATTGAGTTTAATTGCCAAAAACCCCAATAAAGCCTGGCAGGATCACCATTGTGGGAATGGCTGATGGTTTTCGATGAGAATAGCCCAGCGCAGCGACTTGATACACTGCAATACGTCAGACATGGTCGAATCGTGGCCTACTATGATCTCGACAGCAGCTATCAATCGATGGAGAAATCGTTCCCCCTAGTGggaaatgtgcgtgcgttatcaatgGTTGGATCAATGAAGGAACTTTTCTAACGTTCAGCGCATGCAAAGGCAAGAATTGTCAGGGAggggtgattcaaaatttatggaaaGCTAACGTAAAAGCTGAATAtggacattaacattgtgacagcagtggaggtgtttattgtttatttatttgtaattcgagttatgtcaaacacacaaggctacggtgacgCTCTCTGTTCATTCCATACATAGCgcccgttttagttattttagtgattcaTTATCTGTTCACATGTTGAGGGACACGACTTTACACAAacacacccaggtaaccactaagcatttaaataagccatacagcagcccgtattatgcatttgagatgcttgctgccctacataagcagttgcATAACAGCCTTGaaatagcataagctgtgctgctgaaAAGCTTTAGGCTGTAAATCAGCATTTCAACTGCTGGAGGTGTTTTCGTTcggaagcaatcagaatgcttcccaactgctctttaaatgctaagagAAAAAaggatgggagatatgttatgcatttcacagcacatgttgtctctcttttacaggacctatgcttctgtttacaaatttgtgcatctgattTGCTTCTTCGGCTTTTCCTCACCAATCCAAGAGCTCAGAagcaaacattgctgcagctgaGTTTGATGGAACTAGGCAATCAAAAAAATACTAATTGAGATTTCGTCGGAAAGTATGCGCtgatgccgaataggtggatggtttggcggatcataagattattcaaaagaggaagagaaaatcatataggttcgccaattgttgcacacctcataagaataacatggagtgtgcaacaataggcgagtttttaaccgtgcaacaaatggaaaattaccctactacaGATCGAACAAGAAATGAAAAAGCTATACACACTACGGAATATctttttgaaaacaagttttgggtgttcgaactgaagctgttttccaagcattatttatATTGGGTATAAATTCAACGCACGACATCGGCACAGCTGTAGCGTCGAGGAGCAGTAGCAGCAGATTCAGAAGTAAATATATTTCAGTATCTTCGGATCCTAAGTTGGAACCCAAATCACTACTTAAACAAGcaaacgacgttcctgaaggggtagcacttagatagcccgttattttgccaaaacctgctgcgGAGTAGcactaaggccgttcgcaatgctgttttattttgtatggcgagttttaaaattttaaaactcgccatacaaaataaaacagcattgcgaacggtctaaaggcgtatatacggctaattagcattaaacaccTTGTCGTTTAAGGCAACTAAAATGCTGAAggagtgctattttaaatgcttactggttagttGGGCACTGAGAGATGCTCTTTGTCAGACATTTACCACACACTTTGAgtactcttaaggcgaaactggaagcatttcctcattttttcagtttttgattttttcaaaaataacgaagcttagcaatgttttcaaaaacggttttcgtacacatgtatagtatggatcaatgtatcttctgaatttgtttggtgttgaaaaagttttccaaaccatttttttgtgaaatttcgttcaaaaatggtttctgcaaaaacgaaaaacattttccactacgaaaaaaaatcagaagataccttgatccatcctctacatgtgtacgagaaccgattttgaaaatattgcttcgttatttaataaaaaaatcaaaaactaaaaagtgaggaaatgcttccagtttcgccttaaagagaCCAAACCTAACAATACAATGTATGTAACaaaatgctttttttttgtttttatttttgtgtattttaacttatgctaattctacacttaacaaAATGCATAAACGAAGAAAATTGATGTTAAAGTTCGCTGTTTCCATACATtgggcagaaaaaaaaaatcataatttaatACCCAATGATGGGTGccacatatagccgaggcggtaaacgcacgggtattcagcatgaccatgctgagggtgacgggttcgattcccggtcggtccaggatcttttcgtaaagaaaatgtccttgacttccttgggcatagagtatcttcgtgcctgccacacgatatatgcatgcaaaatggtcattggcagaggaagctctcagttaataactgtggaagtgctcatagaacactaagctgagaagcaggctttgtcccaatgaggacgttacgccaagaagagagaaagagagagggtGCCACAAGTAAATGTCAACGAAATGCAACGCCTTATAGGAAAATCGCAATTTGGTTTACATTTGGTGTTTTATAAAGTTAAACTTGAATTAAAAATTTCAACTCAAAAAGTGTACCACGAGTTGAAAGGACCAAACATCTCTCAACTAGAGGACAATACCTAGGATAAAGCAATCACAATTGTTCCAACAATCTTCTGTAAGCAGTCATCCCAGTTTTTTCCACATTTTCCAATTTTGAAGTTTGATTTCAATAATCTTTTTAGAAATGTTCAATTTAGTTCCCAAACGAATgctgaatccagggaaaaacattaaaatattaggaaaacttctaaagaaacattgaaaacaatcacgtcAAAGTATTTGGaaaaaagtcctgaagaaattcttcatgaaattcagCACGATATTTTAGTTAGTACCTGTAGGATATCAACAATTCGGATGAAAGTGAAGATAAGTactttgaacctgaaaaataagTAACAAATAGTACACCAACAAAAAGAAGTATTTTATCATTATGACTATTATTAGTATTAAAAGTTGAAACCATACCCTTTTAGGTACTTGGCAAAGCACGATCCTCGATCCACACAAAATAAAACAATTTTGTTTTTCCATCGACAGTGGTCTTTATTCTTTCTTCAGAATACACTATAAGCATTAGAATTAAACTTATCTGACTAAAAAAATCAATGCAACTCGTTCCCTTTCTTCTATCGCAAAGCAACTAAGAAATTCTTTCTTTTCTGTCTAACTAATATCCGCTTTGCTCTGCCAGTACAAAAGTCAAAACTAGAACCTAATCTAACctagactcaaaaaaaaaatcatagcattTTAGGCAATTATCATCACTAGCAAAAAAAACGCAAACAGTTTTGGCAATTCCTAACCGGTTTGACTCGCTtgctgttgaattttgattcacagaAGCGAACGCCGAAACTTACGATTGTAAACAAGCGCGCAAATACCTACACATACTGATGATTGCAAGAACGTACTGTTCAACCCTTTTCTCGAACCCGCCATTCACTCTTGACCAGTTGTTGTCTCTTTCACACACTTCTCCGCTCTTGCAACTCTAGTAGAAcaagttgttttaaatttgtttcaaCGAGGGGGGATTCCAAATCCAGAGATCATTTTCACTACTTTCATTCGATTCAACTTCTTGTCGTACACACTGATATATGATGGTTCACAAGTTGaggttaggggggggggggtgcaatGACCCGAATAGCACATTTTTGTTACAGGATAACTCTTTAATGACCAGATCTGGTCATAATTGAGTTTTCCGCAACATAACGGGCTATTAGGGGCGGGGGTGAAACTAATATGCAATATATTGGCAAGAGGTTTTGACACTTCGGAGTTTTTCTGCGGAGCTTCGAAAACTCCGCAAATGCGATTGTGCTTTTTCATCTACTCATAATAAACTAAAATTGTGCTGTCCGCCGTTTCAAACAAAATGGCACCGAAGCAGTCAAAACTTTTCACGCATATACAAAttacagttgaaaaaaaaaatgagaagttgattatagttgattttttttccatttgtcTTCAATAAACGGTGGTGGCAAGTGTTGCTGTTCTGTCTACTATTTGTCTGTATCTTTGTGTGGTTTTATTTCAAGGGTCCGGTGTTCCAAGTAATAAGTAGTTAGGTATGTATAAAGATTCGAATCTCAACATTTCCACAAGAAGTTGGTCTCCTGCAGCTTTCGTTTTCACTGAGCAGCATCACATCAAAGCTCGCTGATTGCCTTTTTGGGGCCAGGTGTACAGATCTACAGCGCCTTACTCTATCCCGTGAGCAAATATCATGACCAGACCCGGTTCCACCATCACGTCCTCGGTCATGTGCGTGTTGTCGCAGTGCAGCACGAGAACGGCTTGTTTTCCTGGAATGATACGGTGTTTTTGCTATTGAAGAAATGTTGTTTAAATACGTAATTTGTTGACTCCGGAATAAACAAATTGTTCATAAACTATCCTGGAATTCAAAGTCTCAGGTCTACATTTGCGATAGTAGTAATATCGGTTAAACTGAATAACGTTAGAAAAACAGTAAACTTACATAACCAAATATAATCCACGAACCGATCAACTTCAAATTCAAGAGCCATTTCAAGATATAAATGAGTACGTATCTTGAATGCCGAGGGAAAACccagcataatttctgaaagaatcctggtaaaaatccatgaaaaaaccaTAAAGGAATCTTGTagtaacttctgaatgaattactTTTGAATATCCTGGAacactgaaaaaatcccaggagaggtTTGTCAGagagtcctgaagaaattgctaaagaaatagTAAGAGGAATGCCTTAAAGACAAAtttaagaaatctcttgagaaagaatacctggagaactctaaggaggattccctgaacaaatctcgggaggaatttcagaaatccctgaagaaatttcgggaagaatttgaaaaaaaaacaggtgaAAAGAATCCCGATGTTCCTAAAAGAAACCCGCAAAGAATCAATGCAGGAAACTGTGgaaaaaatctgggagaaatcaatgaagtcaAAATctgtaaatgaattcctggaggaatcgccggagaaacttctggaataatctcaagaagattgtcttgaataacctcaccaagaaatcctgaaaaaaaaacaaatataaatctcgagagaaatccctagaagaattgcgggaggtatcatagtaggaatttctcgaataatcctaggagggattgctggaggaatctctgcaaaaatgtctggtgaaacgTCAGGGATGCCTGGAAAATCCCAACAGAagcatattgaagaaatatcgggaggaatccataaaggaatacctagagaattcactggaagaatcgatagaggtattcCTTGAAAATCCCACGAAGAAGgccttgaagaaataccaggaggaagtcttttggataacacaaaaacagcaaaacagcagaatgatgtatcttgaaaaaccacgaatTTCGAGGTGTCGCATGAAACTGTTTCGTTCACATTCGAAAAATAGAACCCGGAACCGCTAGAATCATTTCCCGGTAATCAGTTTGTCGGTTCCAAAATGGCTATAAGTATTCCATACAACGCAAAACTAGCACATAACGGTGTATTTTGAAAACCGCGatgtttgaaattccaaattaCAGAATTGCACCATTTCCAAAACTTTGCCCCGGAACTGGATTACGGAAAACTGGTAAACCGattcaaaaatgtccaaatgtattctAAATGACCAAACATCGTAATAATattctataactttcaaaatcatgaagtttgatatgtcgcatgatggtgtttaaaatggccaaaagtatttcggataacacaaaaacagttcagaatgatgtatcttgaaaaatcacgaagtttgaggtgtcgcatgatggtattgaatcatattcaaaaatttaccgcggaaccggttccccggaacatccgtaaaactggttccaaggcatTTATTGACCGATATGAACTTCCAGACATatgtttctatcattctagttcatTTAGGTCTAAAAACTAAACTGTTCTCATATCGAATATTCACTTTATCCAATATGGCCAATCCCAATGACTTATTTTGATTCCAGAATAACTTCGGAACCACGTGGACATtccaaaaatcctggaaaatccctaaactagaaggatatccgcttcttgtgtcaaaatttggttgaaaaatattgaaaaacaaaaaagttgtagcgaaaagagtgttttttcgcactctcgttaggagggggaggggggggggggttaacggAAGGATTAACGCTTTCTGGGATTCAGTCAGATTTTAATACGaagattcccgtagaaattcttccggtatatagagttccttctaggatgtcTCCATCAATTCATTCTAAGATTCATCCAGTAGCTCCTCCTGagatgcaggagtttcttctagaatttatctagaaatattTTCGGCATGCCTCAAGGATTCGTCTGAGACTTTTTTATTCgattcttcttgaagttccttctgtgattcctcaaggagatcttctggaattcccctgctaCACCCGGGAATACACCactaattccttcc contains:
- the LOC115254457 gene encoding aminopeptidase N-like produces the protein MVLKQVFLCALVVLSVSADHPLWRKLEGDLSEEPEVELLQEVNEAYRLPTVTVPTHYNLHLKTAIHQNNRQFQGTVEIFFNVLESTDTVTVHNRRLSIWKVTLYSVSGEVQTELESPEFSTDAETEHLAIKHSSVMEPGSYMVKLEFNGGLQDNNNQGFFASSYLDNDGKRHYLASSKFEPTHARSAFPCFDEPKLKATFTLSITHSKDYNAVANMPQDGALIPDVDDADYVTTKFQKSTKMSTYLLAFAVSNFRIRTSGYQTVYARPNVYEETEYPLQAGVDILNALSAYTGVEYTKYMPKMTQIAIPDRGSGAMENWGLVTYGEPVLLFNPAINSYRTKKNVDTIIAHEYAHQWFGNLVSPDWWSYIWLNEGFATVYEYLAAQLAYPETNYWDLWAVEVIHNAFSADARESVRPMTWNAATPSEIAGLFDTVAYDKSGSVLNMFRVAFQDDNWREGLVSYFNSRELDGAVADHLYEGIQFAVSGKDVLPKAFNVKDVMDSWTTVAGFPLLTVRRDYKTGEIVVSQERFYSDRQLPNDHVYHVPYNYATKSTPNFETLSFEWLSTKATKLTTTIPAEDWVIFNKQQTGYYRVNYDAKNWQLITDALQQNPSAVHVQNRAQLINDAYNLARAERLDLTVPLNLMTYLKQETSYPPWAAASSVLTYFNNKLRGTSQYQYFINYVTQLIQPIYSVHSVDSVPDTETTMEKYLKQTITTWACRVGLQDCITRTGNALRTAVAANTPVHPDIATVVYCYGLHQTGQTEFVWLYERLLASKNQAERAVLIDSLGCSQEKEFLKSFLMTSIGSGATFNFLETERTRIVSSVYSASRVGVDALLEFLSDGSLIDEFVSRLGQSTLNSAVSNIASRTNNVEELEQLEGLLNALGEKISANTATSARTTARNNMAWFNTLEGLVAEEFFGAYTQ